GTTTATCACCGGCAGTCTCCCTAAAGTTCCCGGCATGACCCGCTGGCAAGTAAGGATAAGGGTTGCGCTCGTTGCGGGACTTAACCCAACATTTCACAACACGAGCTGACGACAGCCATGCAGCACCTGTCTCAGAGTTCCCGAAGGCACTAAGCTATCTCTAGCGAATTCTCTGGATGTCAAGAGTAGGTAAGGTTCTTCGCGTTGCATCGAATTAAACCACATGCTCCACCGCTTGTGCGGGCCCCCGTCAATTCATTTGAGTTTTAACCTTGCGGCCGTACTCCCCAGGCGGTCTACTTAATGCGTTAGCTTGAGAGCCCAGTGCTCAAGGCACCAAACTCCGAGTAGACATCGTTTACGGCGTGGACTACCAGGGTATCTAATCCTGTTTGCTCCCCACGCTTTCGTGCATGAGCGTCAGTCTTTGTCCAGGGGGCCGCCTTCGCCACTGGTATTCCTCCAGATCTCTACGCATTTCACCGCTACACCTGGAATTCTACCCCCCTCTACAAGACTCTAGTTCGCCAGTTCGAAATGCGGTTCCCAGGTTGAGCCCGGGGCTTTCACATCTCGCTTAACAAACCGCCTGCGCACGCTTTACGCCCAGTAATTCCGATTAACGCTCGGACCCTCCGTATTACCGCGGCTGCTGGCACGGAGTTAGCCGGTCCTTCTTCTGCGAGTAACGTCACAGCTACTGGATATTAGCCAGTAACCTTTCCTCCTCGCTGAAAGTGCTTTACAACCCGAAGGCCTTCTTCACACACGCGGCATGGCTGCATCAGGGTTTCCCCCATTGTGCAATATTCCCCACTGCTGCCTCCCGTAGGAGTCTGGGCCGTGTCTCAGTCCCAGTGTGGCTGATCATCCTCTCAGAACAGCTAGGGATCGTCGCCTAGGTGAGCCTTTACCTCACCTACTAGCTAATCCCACCTGGGCTAATCAAGATGCGCAAGGCCCGAAAGTCCCCTGCTTTGACCCGTAGGTATTATGCGGTATTAGCAGTCGTTTCCAACTGTTATCCCCCTCATCTCGGCATATTCCCAGGCATTACTCACCCGTCCGCCGCTCGTCAGCAAAGTAGCAAGCTACTTCCTGTTACCGCTCGACTTGCATGTGTTAGGCCTGCCGCCAGCGTTCAATCTGAGCCATGATCAAACTCTTCAATTAAAAGTTTTGGTTGAACCCGAAGGTTCTGCTCAATGAATTCTGTCTTTGCATCATTACCCATTAAGGCAATGACTGCATTTGCATGCTGCGCGAACTTCGTTCATTGATAAAAGTCTTTGTCGACCTCATCAACATCTGCGAATGTCCACACAGATTTGCTTGTCTGTTTATATTGTTAAAGAGCAACCGATGCTGTTTCTCACCGGGTCAGGGCTGCGTATTCTACGCTTTCCTGTTGTCGCGTCAAGCATTTTTTCAAATGTTTTTCGCGTCACTCATTGCCTTAGCAAGTGAGTGAATCTTCACTTCAACAACCGCTGGAAGCGCGTTGTGCCGTGTCGATGGAGGCGCATTATAGGCAGCTTATTTTTTTGCGCAAGAGCTAATTTACATAAAAACGTATTAACGAGTTTAAGTGCTTAAAGTGCAGCCAAACCGAACAAAAAACGCCCTCTAAATGCTATTTTAAGGGCGTTACTGTTAAGTTTATTGTCTAACGACTGAAAAAACGTGACTCCTGCGATACTGTCACAGGCTGATTACCTGCGAGCTGTGTCACTGAAAATTGGATATCCGTAATAGCACGAGTAAGACTGACAGGATCAACGGCAATACTAATAGGTAAGGTAAAGATCTCGCCTCCTTTTACTGTAACGGATTCAGGTCCAATCCATTGATGATCAGGTAATCCCGTTACCGATAATCGATATTGGGCATCCACCTCTGTTTTGTTCAGTAATTTCAGCGTAAAGGTGTTTTCAATCAACCCATCGATATTTTCCCGGTAAAGCTGATTGCGATCGCGAATAATATCTATGCGCAGCGGGGCAATATGTCCCATGGCATAAATCAATAACAGCATCATGACCACGAGTACAGCACCATAGCCAAGTAACTTAGGTCTGAGGACAGATTCTGTTTTGCCGGCCAATCGGTTTTCAGTTGTGTAACTGATAAGCCCATTTTGATATCCCATACGAGTCATTGTCTGATCACAAGCATCAATGCATGCGCCGCAGTTAATGCATTCGTATTGCAGTCCATTACGAATGTCGATTCCCGTGGGACAGACCTGCACACATAAATCACAATCAATGCAGTCTCCCAACCCTAATTGTGCCGGATCTGCTTTACGGGATCTGGGGCCACGAGTTTCTCCTCGCACAGTGTCATAACCGACAATATAAGTATTACGGTCAAACATGGAGGACTGGAACCTAGCATAAGGGCACATATGGATGCACATAATTTCCCGCATCCATCCCGCATTACCATAGGTTGCCAAAGTAAAAAAACAGACCCAGAAATATACTGCACCACTGGCATTTAGGCTGAAAAAATCCAGATAGAGTTGCTTGGCAGGCACAAAATAAGAGACAAAGGTCAACGAGGTCAGCAGAGAAATCAACAACCAGAGGATGTGTTTACTGCTTTTACGTATCACCTTATTACTATCCCAGGGCATTTGATCCAGTTTGATGCGTTTATTACGCGCCCCTTCAATCTTCTCCTCGACCCAGATAAAAATAAACGTCCATACGGTTTGCGGGCAGGTGTAGCCACACCATACCCGCCCCAGATAAGTAGTAATAAAAAACAGGCCGAAAGCTGCAATCATAAAGACCGCGGCTAACAAAGTGAGATCCTGAGGCCAAATCACCAAGCCCCCAATATGAAACTTCTGCTCGACCAGATTGAACCAGACAGCCTGACGGTTATGCCAACTGAGCCACGGCAACAGTAGGAAAAATAGCATGGCAACCCAACCCATTTTTCGCCGCAGTCTGGTCCAAACACCATCAACAGCGCGTACATAGATGCTATTTCTGGGGTTAAAGCGGTCTGCTTTATCCGGATCAGGTTGGTGGATTTTAATTGTTTGGTGTTGCCGGGTAGTTTTTTGTTTGGGTACGGAGTTCATCGGCTTCAGCCTTTTACTGCTTTATCAATGATCTGAAACTGGCTTATTATAGCCGCCATTGTAAACGCAATTCATCTAATTGGAATAAAAGATGAGGCAATTGATAACACTTGGTTTACTGCTTGCTGCCGGATATTATCTGTATTTGGAAACGGACTTACTGACAGCATCAAGTGATAAAGCCGCACAACTGCAAACAGAGATCCGACAAACTGTGGCAGCCTTCACTGGTACCGACATTATTCGCACGCATACGAAACCAATGCCGGATAAACATCGTTTTACTGTGCGAATGTCAAAGCCAGAGCAGACTGAACTGGACATTATTTTTACCTCACCAGAAACCCTCAACAATTTTGTCGACACCATTTGTCAAAGTGCGAATCCAACACACCCGGTGTTTTCCCGAGATAACACCCGCTATTTATGTGATCAGCTCAATTAAGCATCCATAGCTAACAAATGACGCTAATTGGATTTAGCAATGGCAATCCCATTACTCAGCGGGGAATTGACCACAAAGGCAATTCAGCCTAGCCTTTGACGATTATTCCTATTTAGGCCGTTTAACATGACCGAGCAACACTCTCAGCCACAGCAATCCCAAGTTGCTGATATTTTTGATGCTACTTTATGGGATAGCGTCCCTGGATTTGATTTTGAAGATATTACTTATCACAGAGCCAAAGATCAGGGTACCGTTCGTATCGCTATTAACCGCCCAGACTGTCTCAATGCTTTCCGCCCTAAAACTGTGGATGAACTGTACATCGCTCTGGATCACGCCAGACAATGGTCAGATGTTGGCTGCGTTTTACTGACAGGTAATGGCCCTTCAGCCAAAGGCCAGTGGTCTTTCTCATCCGGTGGCGATCAGCGTATCCGCGGTAAAGATGGCTATAAATATGAAGGAGCCGAAACTGGTACTGCCGATGTGGCCCGTATGGGACGACTGCATATTCTAGAAGTACAGCGTTTAATCCGCTTTATGCCTAAAGTGGTTATCGCCGTTGTCCCAGGTTGGGCGGTCGGGGGCGGACACAGTCTACATGTAGTATGCGACCTGACCTTGGCTTCCAAAGAACATGCAGTATTCAAACAGACAGATCCAGATGTCGCTAGCTTTGACTCAGGTTACGGCAGTGCTTACCTAGCCAAGATGATTGGCCAAAAACGGGCTCGGGAAATTTTCTTCTGTGGTTTTAATTACAGTGCTGATGAAGCCTTTGATATGGGTATGGTTAATAAATCGGTTCCCCATGCCGAGCTAGAAACCGAAGCATTGCGCTGGGCAAAGGAGATTAACTCCAAATCCCCGACAGCCATGCGGATGTTGAAATACGGCTTTAACCTGCCAGATGATGGCTTAGTTGGACAACAATTATTTGCCGGAGAGGCAACCCGTCTGGCGTATGGTACAGATGAAGCCCAAGAAGGCCGGGATGCATTTTTAGAAAAACGGGATCAGGATTTTTCTCGCTTCCCATGGCATTACTAATGCCATAGCATCACTTTTACCATAAAAACCGCCTCTGGGCGGTTTTTTACTATCAAGACGGCATATTGTGCATACATCACATTCCATGCTGGTATGGACAGTGATCCATCAAACAAAGCCACAAAATATTCAACTCTCTTCATATTTTTCCCTGATAGTGCTGAACTTTTCTTTATAACCAGCCATCTTACTGTGAAACCCTTCCAGGGCCGCAACGTCGGTCGTCATAAGAAAGAGAACAAATAAATGAAAAGTCTGGCTCTATTTTCCATGTTGATGTTCACCAGCCTCAGTTATGCCGATGTCATACTGCCAGAACAATTACAGGGCATTAAAGCCGTGCAGCAGGTGGATAAGCATACATTAACCGCCGGATTACCCAGCGAAGCGCAAATTCCTCAATTGAAACAAGCCGGTGTTGATATGGTGATTAACTTAATGCCGGATAGCACCAACAAAGAATACCAAAACGAAGCCGAGCTAGTGAAAGCCGCAGGGATGGAATATGTCGCCATTCCTGTAGACTGGCAAAATCCCCAAATGACAGATGTGGACAAATTCTTTAACGTTATGCTGGCCAATCAGGGCAAAGATATTATGGTGCACTGTTTAGCAAACTACCGGGCATCCGCTTTTGTCTATCTGTATGAAGTCACCCATCTGGGCAAAAGCGATAGTAAAACCATGGCCAAAACCATGACGCCATGGGGTGAGGACATTCAAGCCAGCCTAGCACAATACCCTCAATGGCAAACGCTCATTGACAATGTAAAAGCCAAATACGGCAACTGATTGACATCAAGCCATATCCTATTGGTCTGAATTCCCGAAAAAGCGGTGTAAATAAGGAGCGTCTTTTATTCTGTTAGCCGGCTATTTGTCAGCAGCATATAACGTAAAGAAAAGATCGCAGTAATATCGCCTACGCTAGTATTTATAAAGAACCATAAAAAAACTCCGGTTGCACAAGCACCGGAGTTTTTTTGTTAGCTCGGTAATTTATACCGCTGACATTATTCCACAGTAACGGATTTAGCTAAGTTACGAGGCTGATCGACATCTGTGCCCTTAATCAATGCGACATGATAAGACAGCAATTGCAGTGGGATGGTGTAGATCAGCGGAGCCATAAAGGCATCACAATGTGGCACTGGGATCACTTTCATGGTGTCATCAGACTCAAACTCTGCATCCACATCGGCAAAGACATACATTAAGCCGCCACGGGCACGCACTTCTTCTACGTTAGATTTCAGCTTTTCCAGCAGCTCATTATTAGGAGCCACCACAATTACTGGCATATCGGCATCGATCAACGCCAATGGACCATGCTTAAGCTCACCAGATGCGTATGCTTCAGCGTGAATATAGGAAATTTCTTTCAGCTTCAGCGCGCCTTCCATTGCAATCGGGTACTGATCGCCACGACCTAAGAACAGAGCATGATTTTTATCGGCAAAGTCTTCTGCTAATGCGGCAATGGCATCATCCAGACTCAAGGCTTGTTCCACTTTAGCAGGCATAGACAACAAGGATTGAGAAATGGCTTTTTGCATTTCATCAGGCATACCATTGTAACGGCCTAGCACCGCGGTCAGCATCATCAAACCGGCCAGCTGTACAGTAAATGCCTTAGTTGATGCCACCCCGATTTCAGCGCCAGCTTTCATCATATACGCCATATCAGACTCACGTACCAGTGATGACCCAGGTGCATTACAGATAGTCAGGGTAGACTTGTATCCCATTTCCTGAGCCAAACGTAGAGCAGCCAACGTATCCGCGGTTTCACCGGACTGAGAAATGGTCACCAGCAGGCTGTTTGGAAATAGATGGGATTTGCGATAACGGAATTCTGAAGCGATCTCCACATTACAGGAAACACCTGCCCATTCTTCCAGCCAGTAACGAGCCGCCATACCGGCATGATAGCTGGTACCGCATGCAATAATTTGAACGTGTTTGATATCTTTTAGAAACTCAGCCGCATTGTCGCCAAAAGCGCTATCCAATACATGTTGGCCCGCAATCCGGCCTTCCAGAGTTCTGGCTAAGGCTGCTGGCTGCTCATAAATTTCTTTGAGCATATAGTGGCGATATTCGCCTTTATCACCGGCATCATGGGTGATTTCTGACTCTTTTTGTTCCCGCACAACTGGATTGCCATCTACATCGAAAATATTCACTTCACGACGAGTAACTTCAGCAACATCACCTTCTTCCAGATAAGCAAAAGTCCGGGTCACCGGTAATAGAGCCAACTGATCAGAAGCAACGAAGTTTTCCCCCAGACCAAAACCAATCACCAATGGACTGCCACTACGGGCAACAACCAGACGCTCAGGATCGCGACGGTCAATCACCACGGTACCATAAGCCCCTTCCAGCTGTTTTACTGCCGCTTGTACCGCAGCTAACAAAGAATCATGACGCTGCAGTTCATGATGCACCAAGTGGCAAATCACTTCTGTATCAGTATCTGAGGCGAACACATAACCCAGACCAGTCAAGAATTCCCGCAGCTTGGCGTGGTTTTCAATAATGCCATTGTGTACCACAGCAATATCTGAGCCGGAAATATGTGGATGGGCATTGCGCTCACTCGGTTCACCATGGGTAGCCCAGCGGGTATGTGCGATACCGGTACCACCTGGCATAGCATTTTTCTCCAGTGCACTGGCCAGTTCTTGAACCTTACCCACACGCCGGGTACGGCTGAGCTGTCCTTCATGCAAAATTGCCATACCGGCGGAGTCATATCCACGATATTCCAGTCTTCTCAGACCTTCTAACAAGATTTCAGCAACATCCCGTTGCGCCACTGCGCCTACAATTCCACACATATTTTTCTGTCCTGCGTAAAACCAATATTGTCTATAGCAGCCAGCATAATGCCGGCTACCAGTTATATGATTATTCTGTAAAGGGGGCCAAGATAACCTCAACCCCTTGCTTGCGGATTTGTGCAGCCGCATCTGCGGGCAGAGCATCATCGGTAACCAGATAATGGATCTGGCTCCAAGGTAACTCAAGATTAGGGATAATCCGCCCCAGCTTGACTGACTCCAGCATCACAACAACAGTACGAGCAACGTCGGCCATCACTTTGCTTAAGCCCGTCAATTCATTAAACGTTGTGGTGCCACGCTGTAAATCTAAGCCATCAGCACCAATAAACAACTGGTCAAAGTTATATGAACGCAATACTTGCTCAGCCACTTTGCCCTGAAAGGATTCTGAATGCGGATCCCACGTGCCCCCCGTCATCAATAGCGTTGGTTCGTTTTCCAGTTCCTGAATAGCATTGGCTAATTGCAGTGAATTGGTCATCACCAGTAAGCCACGCTTGTCATTCAAGTGGGGAATTAAGCCAATCGTGGTACTGCCGGAGTCAATAATCACGCGATTATGATCCCGAATCAGCCCTGCAGCTGCCGCCGCAATCCCCTGCTTATTAGTGGACAAGGGCCGATAATTGCCCTGACTGATGTCTTGGGGCACAGAGATAGCTCCGCCATAACGACGAAACAGCAAACCATTTTTCTCTAGCAGGGTTAGATCCTTACGAATCGTAACTTCGGAGGTTTCTAAACGGACAGCTAACTCATCGACACTCACTTCACCCTTTTTATTCAACAGGTTAAGTATTGCATGCCGTCGTTGCTGAGTATTACGTTTAGTCATGGTTTACTAATATAAGTTTCGTTTCGAAAGAAATTATATAAAACTGAAACAAAATAGCCAGTTTAATTTTGCAGCAGCTCAACATCCCCCTGTCTCAACTTTTGAGACAAAAAACAAGCAAATAAGATGTTACGAACTGTTTTATCAACAGACGATAAGAAGACTCCTAATGCTATGATATGCGGGACTAAAGATAGTCACCCAAAAACTACATCAAGGAAGAATTAAATGAAAAAAGCGCTAGCAGTTTTAACCCTAGCGGTATTGTCACCTTTGGCCAATGCCGGTGGTTATATTGGCGGTAATTATGCAGCTATTGAATATACTGAGTCTGGATTAGATCCAGAGCTATCACTCGGGGCAATCTCGGTTATTGGTGGATATCGATTCAATGAATATATCGCAATTGAAGCTCGGGCAGGCTTCGGGGCTGGGGATGATTCTTACAACGGGGTAAAACTAGAACTGGATAGCTATTATGGTGCATACGCCAAGCTTGGCATGCCAATAGAAAATTTTTACCCCTACATTTTGGCTGGTTACACTAGGGGCGAATTGACCTTATCAGCCATGGGCTTTTCCATATCAGACTCAGACTCCGACATATCTTACGGTATTGGTCTAGGTTATCAGATCAATCAAAATTTCAGTCTTAATGCTGAATACTCCAATTTATTAGATAAAGATGGCGTCACATTAGATGGTTTCAGCATTGGCGTAAATTACGCTTTTTAATTTCGGCTATACCTAGGGTCTGTTGACGTTTCGTGATTAAATTTTGTTCGAGATAAAAGCGTTTTAATCGCGGCGAGTGGTTTGTCGCCTAGTTATTCTAAGCAAGAACCGCTCAACAAAGAGTAAAACGCTTTTAGCCGAACCCTGCGGGCAGCGTTTGAGGCTCCTTTCTACTGCGTTATCGGCTTATCAGGTAGCGCAACTACCTATCAAAGCCTCTGCCTTGTATAAAGCATCCTCAAATCGCTGCAAAAACAAACTTGAAACGTCAACAGACCCTAGCGAAAGATAAAAAAAAGCAGCCACAAGGCTGCTTTTCTTTATTTAAATCAATTTTTATTAGAATCTTGCTTCCAGAGCCAAACTCAGGTTACGCCCCTGACCGATGGTCACCTCTTTATAGCTACCGCCATCAATATAATCGGTATCAAACAGATTCTTCACATTCA
This region of Shewanella sp. NFH-SH190041 genomic DNA includes:
- a CDS encoding 1,4-dihydroxy-2-naphthoyl-CoA synthase yields the protein MTEQHSQPQQSQVADIFDATLWDSVPGFDFEDITYHRAKDQGTVRIAINRPDCLNAFRPKTVDELYIALDHARQWSDVGCVLLTGNGPSAKGQWSFSSGGDQRIRGKDGYKYEGAETGTADVARMGRLHILEVQRLIRFMPKVVIAVVPGWAVGGGHSLHVVCDLTLASKEHAVFKQTDPDVASFDSGYGSAYLAKMIGQKRAREIFFCGFNYSADEAFDMGMVNKSVPHAELETEALRWAKEINSKSPTAMRMLKYGFNLPDDGLVGQQLFAGEATRLAYGTDEAQEGRDAFLEKRDQDFSRFPWHY
- the glmS gene encoding glutamine--fructose-6-phosphate transaminase (isomerizing) — translated: MCGIVGAVAQRDVAEILLEGLRRLEYRGYDSAGMAILHEGQLSRTRRVGKVQELASALEKNAMPGGTGIAHTRWATHGEPSERNAHPHISGSDIAVVHNGIIENHAKLREFLTGLGYVFASDTDTEVICHLVHHELQRHDSLLAAVQAAVKQLEGAYGTVVIDRRDPERLVVARSGSPLVIGFGLGENFVASDQLALLPVTRTFAYLEEGDVAEVTRREVNIFDVDGNPVVREQKESEITHDAGDKGEYRHYMLKEIYEQPAALARTLEGRIAGQHVLDSAFGDNAAEFLKDIKHVQIIACGTSYHAGMAARYWLEEWAGVSCNVEIASEFRYRKSHLFPNSLLVTISQSGETADTLAALRLAQEMGYKSTLTICNAPGSSLVRESDMAYMMKAGAEIGVASTKAFTVQLAGLMMLTAVLGRYNGMPDEMQKAISQSLLSMPAKVEQALSLDDAIAALAEDFADKNHALFLGRGDQYPIAMEGALKLKEISYIHAEAYASGELKHGPLALIDADMPVIVVAPNNELLEKLKSNVEEVRARGGLMYVFADVDAEFESDDTMKVIPVPHCDAFMAPLIYTIPLQLLSYHVALIKGTDVDQPRNLAKSVTVE
- the ccoG gene encoding cytochrome c oxidase accessory protein CcoG yields the protein MNSVPKQKTTRQHQTIKIHQPDPDKADRFNPRNSIYVRAVDGVWTRLRRKMGWVAMLFFLLLPWLSWHNRQAVWFNLVEQKFHIGGLVIWPQDLTLLAAVFMIAAFGLFFITTYLGRVWCGYTCPQTVWTFIFIWVEEKIEGARNKRIKLDQMPWDSNKVIRKSSKHILWLLISLLTSLTFVSYFVPAKQLYLDFFSLNASGAVYFWVCFFTLATYGNAGWMREIMCIHMCPYARFQSSMFDRNTYIVGYDTVRGETRGPRSRKADPAQLGLGDCIDCDLCVQVCPTGIDIRNGLQYECINCGACIDACDQTMTRMGYQNGLISYTTENRLAGKTESVLRPKLLGYGAVLVVMMLLLIYAMGHIAPLRIDIIRDRNQLYRENIDGLIENTFTLKLLNKTEVDAQYRLSVTGLPDHQWIGPESVTVKGGEIFTLPISIAVDPVSLTRAITDIQFSVTQLAGNQPVTVSQESRFFSR
- a CDS encoding DeoR/GlpR family DNA-binding transcription regulator, which translates into the protein MTKRNTQQRRHAILNLLNKKGEVSVDELAVRLETSEVTIRKDLTLLEKNGLLFRRYGGAISVPQDISQGNYRPLSTNKQGIAAAAAGLIRDHNRVIIDSGSTTIGLIPHLNDKRGLLVMTNSLQLANAIQELENEPTLLMTGGTWDPHSESFQGKVAEQVLRSYNFDQLFIGADGLDLQRGTTTFNELTGLSKVMADVARTVVVMLESVKLGRIIPNLELPWSQIHYLVTDDALPADAAAQIRKQGVEVILAPFTE
- a CDS encoding protein tyrosine phosphatase family protein, whose translation is MKSLALFSMLMFTSLSYADVILPEQLQGIKAVQQVDKHTLTAGLPSEAQIPQLKQAGVDMVINLMPDSTNKEYQNEAELVKAAGMEYVAIPVDWQNPQMTDVDKFFNVMLANQGKDIMVHCLANYRASAFVYLYEVTHLGKSDSKTMAKTMTPWGEDIQASLAQYPQWQTLIDNVKAKYGN
- a CDS encoding porin family protein, translating into MKKALAVLTLAVLSPLANAGGYIGGNYAAIEYTESGLDPELSLGAISVIGGYRFNEYIAIEARAGFGAGDDSYNGVKLELDSYYGAYAKLGMPIENFYPYILAGYTRGELTLSAMGFSISDSDSDISYGIGLGYQINQNFSLNAEYSNLLDKDGVTLDGFSIGVNYAF